The following coding sequences lie in one Candidatus Limnocylindrales bacterium genomic window:
- a CDS encoding protein kinase, translating into MFISQTDRYKLIEELRKEGRSIIYRGFDSVLKEKVLIRITPIIRNKDNIREGFKQGVILADKLSHPQIVKIYDLGRFFRQSYLETEYTEFAYLVMEDIDWNTLAYELKSQRPFPIEKAIDIALQISRVLEHVHQRGIIHKFLNPFNIYWNGEKVKITDFELHRSFFDYNLITPKEGNTLYYLSPEQIQGNPPDARSDIFSLGVILYEMLTGRKPFEGQDYKSVVASILEGNPLPPSSLNEKFPSEKDGIILKMLAKEPRQRYQTAAELVNLFSEFDKKEISPEFILKNNDIFKNLDSKSLKKISQKLKLQSFDKDAVIIQEGELGRTFYIIKKGFVKILLTEEGTREARVATLKPGDCFGEMSLLTGEPSSATVKAATYTELFTLKKIEFEKILEEIPALNRYFHKLLAQRLRVTNIKAGEEVSKGFSGKLSAMGLGELIQTIHAAQKTGILTFSKETEEGHIYIKEGNIIDATVKDLQGEKAFLELATWVEASFHFIPQPLTREPRIKMGTHKLLMEAMKRIDDLRLNT; encoded by the coding sequence ATGTTCATTTCTCAAACGGATCGCTACAAGCTTATAGAAGAATTACGGAAAGAGGGGCGTTCCATCATTTATCGAGGATTTGATTCCGTACTTAAAGAGAAAGTCCTTATACGGATAACGCCGATCATTCGGAATAAAGATAATATACGAGAGGGGTTTAAGCAGGGAGTTATCCTGGCGGATAAGCTTTCACACCCCCAGATCGTTAAGATCTATGACCTGGGAAGGTTCTTTAGACAATCTTATTTAGAAACTGAATACACGGAATTTGCCTACCTCGTTATGGAGGATATAGACTGGAATACCCTGGCTTATGAATTAAAATCCCAAAGACCCTTTCCGATCGAGAAGGCTATAGATATTGCGTTGCAGATCAGCAGAGTTCTGGAACATGTTCATCAACGGGGTATTATCCATAAATTCCTTAACCCCTTTAATATTTATTGGAATGGAGAGAAAGTTAAAATAACTGATTTTGAGCTGCACCGATCTTTTTTCGATTATAATCTCATTACCCCCAAAGAAGGAAATACCCTGTATTATCTTTCCCCAGAACAGATCCAGGGAAATCCGCCCGATGCCCGATCGGATATTTTCTCTTTAGGCGTCATCCTCTATGAGATGTTGACCGGGAGAAAACCCTTTGAAGGACAGGATTATAAATCGGTGGTGGCCAGCATTCTGGAAGGAAATCCCCTCCCACCTTCTTCCCTCAATGAGAAGTTTCCCTCTGAAAAAGACGGTATAATTTTAAAAATGCTGGCTAAAGAGCCCAGGCAGAGATATCAAACGGCGGCTGAGCTTGTAAACTTGTTCTCTGAATTTGATAAAAAAGAGATCTCCCCGGAATTCATTCTAAAGAACAATGACATTTTTAAAAACCTGGACAGTAAATCTTTAAAGAAGATCAGCCAAAAACTCAAACTTCAGAGCTTCGATAAAGATGCCGTCATTATCCAGGAAGGAGAATTGGGTCGCACCTTCTATATTATTAAAAAAGGTTTTGTTAAAATCCTTTTAACCGAAGAGGGAACTCGGGAAGCCCGGGTGGCCACTCTGAAACCGGGGGATTGTTTTGGTGAGATGTCTTTACTTACTGGAGAACCTTCTTCGGCTACCGTTAAAGCGGCCACTTATACGGAGCTGTTCACGCTTAAGAAAATCGAATTCGAAAAGATACTGGAGGAAATTCCCGCCTTAAATCGTTACTTTCATAAACTCCTGGCCCAACGTCTCCGGGTAACCAACATTAAAGCCGGTGAAGAAGTCAGCAAAGGCTTTTCCGGGAAATTGAGCGCCATGGGCTTGGGAGAACTTATTCAAACCATTCACGCCGCTCAAAAAACCGGTATCCTCACGTTTTCCAAAGAAACCGAAGAAGGTCACATTTATATCAAGGAAGGAAACATTATTGATGCCACCGTTAAAGATCTTCAAGGAGAAAAAGCTTTCCTGGAATTGGCAACCTGGGTAGAGGCCTCTTTCCATTTTATTCCTCAACCTCTCACCCGGGAACCTCGAATTAAAATGGGAACCCACAAGCTCCTTATGGAAGCCATGAAGAGGATAGATGATTTACGCTTGAATACCTAA
- a CDS encoding putative sulfate/molybdate transporter, producing MISTKAQGNKYNLQELAGAFGDLGTLIPFLMGYIILNQMNPVGILTVFGFFKIIMGLYYKTPIPVQPMKLIGAAVISHPGAITPGAVWVSGLFMGILWLIMGLTDAVTWISRITSRPVIQGLILGLGLGFMREGIKMMETDLLLAGVTAILTFILLSQQRIPAMLLLLGSGFILAIVKEPVLLKELDKLSFRFQLPQFTLYQLRWEDFLTGILVLSIPKVALTLSNAIIAIVEENNTLFPDRPITVRTVAIDHGIMNLIGASFGGVPMCHGAGGMAGHVRFGARTGGALVILGSLLLFTGLFLADSIAILFKLFPRPILGVILLFGGLELAVRIPGIQGSRFQKGDLYVMILTAGISLVNIGVGYLVGLFLWHAFQGKWLKV from the coding sequence ATGATCTCCACGAAAGCCCAAGGAAATAAATATAATTTACAAGAGCTGGCCGGAGCTTTCGGTGATTTAGGCACTCTCATTCCTTTTCTCATGGGATATATCATCCTTAACCAGATGAATCCTGTAGGTATTCTTACGGTCTTTGGATTCTTTAAAATTATAATGGGTCTTTATTATAAGACTCCTATTCCGGTTCAACCCATGAAGTTGATTGGTGCAGCCGTGATCAGCCATCCAGGAGCCATAACACCAGGTGCGGTTTGGGTCTCGGGGTTGTTTATGGGGATTTTATGGCTGATCATGGGTCTGACAGATGCAGTTACCTGGATCTCCAGGATTACCAGTCGTCCGGTCATCCAGGGCCTTATACTCGGTCTGGGACTTGGGTTCATGCGAGAAGGGATTAAAATGATGGAAACAGATCTTCTCCTGGCCGGGGTTACAGCCATCCTGACCTTTATCCTCCTCTCCCAACAACGGATCCCGGCGATGTTATTGCTTCTGGGTTCTGGCTTTATCCTGGCTATAGTTAAAGAACCGGTTCTTCTTAAAGAGCTGGATAAACTTTCTTTCCGTTTCCAGCTTCCCCAATTTACCTTATATCAGCTCAGGTGGGAAGATTTCCTGACCGGTATCCTGGTCTTAAGTATTCCCAAGGTCGCTTTAACCTTAAGCAATGCGATTATTGCAATAGTTGAGGAAAATAATACCCTGTTTCCAGATCGACCCATTACGGTCCGGACCGTCGCCATCGATCATGGAATCATGAACCTTATAGGAGCCAGCTTTGGCGGGGTTCCCATGTGTCATGGGGCCGGAGGTATGGCCGGTCATGTCCGCTTTGGGGCTCGAACCGGCGGCGCACTGGTAATCCTTGGGAGCCTTCTCCTGTTTACAGGCCTCTTCCTGGCCGATTCCATAGCCATCCTCTTTAAACTCTTTCCCCGACCAATTCTGGGAGTGATCCTCCTGTTCGGGGGCCTTGAATTGGCCGTCAGGATTCCCGGGATTCAAGGGTCCAGGTTCCAAAAAGGAGATCTCTACGTGATGATTCTCACCGCCGGGATCTCCCTGGTAAATATAGGTGTAGGCTATCTGGTCGGGTTATTCCTATGGCATGCCTTCCAAGGAAAGTGGCTGAAGGTCTAA